The Geothermobacter ehrlichii genome has a segment encoding these proteins:
- a CDS encoding hotdog fold thioesterase — MEHSLTTKDFTYFRAIIEEQIPFHRLLGVKVRFLGEGVCTLYVPFREELVGDSMRSTLHGGVLSTLIVTCGGFAVWSMCNFNDKISTIDMRVDYLRPAFDSDLVAESRVRFVGNRVGNAHTVVYPDGAPDNILAEGRSVYNIKRESPR, encoded by the coding sequence ATGGAGCATTCTTTGACGACAAAGGACTTTACATATTTTCGTGCCATAATTGAGGAACAGATTCCTTTTCATCGGCTCCTCGGCGTTAAAGTGCGTTTTTTGGGGGAAGGGGTATGCACCCTTTACGTCCCCTTTCGAGAGGAACTTGTTGGCGACAGCATGAGAAGTACACTTCATGGCGGTGTTCTATCGACACTTATCGTCACTTGCGGTGGATTTGCAGTCTGGTCCATGTGCAATTTTAACGACAAGATTTCTACCATAGACATGAGGGTGGATTATCTGAGACCTGCATTTGACAGTGATTTGGTTGCAGAGTCGCGCGTGAGATTTGTTGGCAACAGGGTGGGTAATGCCCATACTGTAGTTTATCCTGATGGAGCTCCGGATAATATCCTCGCCGAAGGCCGGTCCGTCTATAACATCAAAAGGGAATCGCCGCGGTAA
- a CDS encoding putative bifunctional diguanylate cyclase/phosphodiesterase, translating to MSARDEEQDRYRLLVEAASDVFYQIDGDGVWIYLNPAWEEVTGFPVAASLGSPFRDSVYPPDTARAQSLLETVLVGEVPCIKTDLRLKTATGSYRWVEMVARPFGRVGKGITGVAGTLRDVTAKRLAEEALRENEERYRRIFSNIQDVYFESSMGGLIIEVSPSVERALGFRRDQLIGMPFGMLCDDPNQAAEIRKALLQEERLKDFEINLRQRRGRVIACSINASLVRDEKGKPLKLVGSIRDITERKEAEQEIRKLAYHDILTGLPNRSLLRDRLQQALAQARRHKRALALLFLDLDRFKDVNDTLGHDAGDILLQMVAAKLNSCVRQSDTVARLGGDEFVILLTAVKNERDPAIVAEKVLRLLSEPFELNGKEVFTSTSVGISMFPYDAADADSLLKHADMAMYEAKEKGRGNFQFFSEEMNRNALDRNALEHKLRRAIEEEQFELYYQPQWDMHSRTLIGVEALIRWRHPQDGLISPGRFIPVAEDTGLIRPLGEWVLRTACAQVRAWQDQGYPPVRVGVNISGRQFRQPDLVEMIDRILAETGLDPCYLELELTETYLMEDARSTSRILEFLKVRGVELAIDDFGTGYSSLNYLKHFPIDRIKIDQSFVREVTSSRDDAAIVEAIIAMAGSLELDVIAEGVETAQQLKFLKAKGCREMQGYFFARPMPADEMSRYLEEHRERLRIPRRGLKDDLSELSLEVEYAPRLFH from the coding sequence ATGTCTGCCCGGGACGAGGAACAGGACCGTTACCGCCTGCTGGTCGAGGCGGCCAGTGACGTCTTCTACCAGATCGACGGCGATGGGGTCTGGATCTATCTCAATCCGGCCTGGGAAGAAGTGACCGGATTTCCCGTCGCCGCCAGCCTCGGTTCGCCGTTCCGCGACAGCGTCTATCCCCCCGATACCGCCAGGGCGCAGAGCCTGCTCGAGACGGTCCTGGTCGGCGAGGTGCCCTGCATCAAGACCGACCTGCGGCTGAAGACGGCCACCGGCAGCTACCGCTGGGTGGAGATGGTCGCCCGTCCCTTCGGCCGGGTGGGGAAGGGGATCACGGGCGTCGCCGGAACCCTGCGCGACGTGACCGCCAAGCGGCTGGCGGAGGAGGCTCTGCGGGAAAACGAAGAGCGCTACCGGCGGATTTTCAGCAACATCCAGGACGTTTACTTCGAGTCGAGCATGGGCGGGCTGATCATCGAGGTCAGTCCGTCGGTCGAAAGGGCGCTCGGTTTTCGGCGCGACCAGCTGATCGGCATGCCTTTCGGCATGCTGTGCGACGATCCGAACCAGGCGGCGGAAATCCGCAAGGCCCTGCTGCAGGAAGAACGCCTGAAGGATTTCGAGATCAATCTCCGGCAACGGCGCGGCCGGGTCATCGCCTGTTCGATCAACGCCAGCCTGGTGCGCGACGAAAAGGGCAAGCCGCTGAAGCTGGTTGGCTCCATTCGCGACATCACCGAGCGCAAGGAAGCGGAACAGGAAATCCGCAAGCTGGCCTACCACGACATTCTCACCGGCCTGCCCAACCGCAGCCTGTTGCGGGACAGGCTGCAGCAGGCCCTGGCCCAGGCCCGGCGGCACAAGCGGGCCCTGGCGCTGCTCTTTCTCGATCTCGACCGCTTCAAGGATGTCAATGACACCCTGGGGCACGATGCCGGCGACATCCTGCTGCAGATGGTGGCCGCCAAGCTCAACTCCTGCGTTCGCCAGAGCGATACCGTCGCCCGGCTCGGAGGGGACGAGTTCGTGATCCTGCTCACCGCGGTGAAGAACGAACGCGACCCGGCCATTGTCGCCGAAAAGGTGCTGCGGCTGCTGAGCGAGCCGTTCGAGCTGAACGGCAAGGAAGTCTTTACTTCGACCAGCGTCGGCATCTCCATGTTTCCCTACGACGCAGCCGACGCCGACAGCCTGCTCAAACATGCCGACATGGCCATGTACGAGGCCAAGGAGAAGGGGCGGGGCAATTTCCAGTTCTTCTCCGAAGAGATGAACCGCAACGCGCTCGACCGCAATGCGCTGGAGCACAAGCTGCGCCGGGCCATCGAGGAGGAGCAGTTCGAACTCTACTACCAGCCGCAGTGGGACATGCACAGTCGCACGCTGATCGGGGTCGAGGCGCTGATCCGCTGGAGGCATCCGCAGGACGGCCTCATCTCTCCCGGCCGTTTCATCCCGGTGGCCGAGGATACCGGCCTGATCCGTCCCCTCGGCGAATGGGTGCTCCGGACGGCCTGCGCCCAGGTCAGGGCCTGGCAGGACCAGGGTTATCCTCCGGTGCGGGTGGGGGTCAACATCTCCGGCCGCCAGTTCCGCCAGCCCGACCTGGTGGAGATGATCGACCGCATCCTCGCCGAGACGGGCCTCGATCCCTGCTACCTGGAGCTGGAGCTGACCGAAACCTACCTGATGGAAGATGCCCGGTCGACCAGCCGGATCCTGGAGTTTCTCAAGGTGCGTGGCGTCGAGCTGGCCATCGACGACTTCGGCACCGGTTACAGCTCTCTCAACTACCTGAAGCACTTCCCCATCGACCGGATCAAGATCGACCAGTCCTTTGTCCGCGAGGTGACCAGCAGCCGGGATGACGCCGCCATCGTCGAGGCGATCATCGCCATGGCCGGCAGCCTGGAGCTGGACGTCATCGCCGAGGGGGTGGAAACGGCGCAGCAGCTCAAGTTTCTCAAGGCGAAGGGATGCCGGGAGATGCAGGGCTACTTTTTCGCCCGGCCGATGCCGGCCGACGAGATGTCCCGCTACCTCGAGGAGCACCGCGAACGACTGCGGATTCCGCGTCGTGGCCTCAAGGATGACCTGTCCGAGCTGTCACTGGAAGTCGAGTACGCGCCCCGCCTTTTTCACTGA
- the dnaX gene encoding DNA polymerase III subunit gamma/tau has translation MSYLVLARKWRPQSFADLIGQEHVSQTLANAIRSGRVHHAFLFTGARGVGKTSAARIFAKALNCETGVTAEPCNQCSSCLEIAEGNGTDVLEIDGASNTGVDDIRDLRDNIRYLPSKSRFKIFIIDEVHMLSINAFNALLKTLEEPPEHAKFILATTEPHKIPITILSRCQRFDFRKIPLKRVVDRLRQIVDAEGIDISDGALAMIARRGEGSMRDALSALDQVIAFCGDRVPDEDVRGLLGFIDRRLLFETLEGLIQRDCPRLLDLVRRVDHLGYSFRQYCRDLAEACRSLVFCRILDDPEEALDVTPEELDELKALAGQTSLEDLQRLQGALLRLEPEVAAASMQYLAVESSLLRLALLPPAEDVGTLLRKLTDLEKRLAGMVASGPAGGVPRPASPPPSRDRQEPAAKKAEAPVAPMPASGGWPGLIEQVRGTRPLLAAILEKASPLRLEPPEIEIGLPKGSFELVQLGDRDMQQDVARLASDYFGCPVNLRVRGIEPDREPAPPSLAEERRRQESDRRRRLREDALGHPLIRSAREIFGAEVLDVRPIDKEFV, from the coding sequence ATGTCCTATCTGGTCCTGGCCCGCAAGTGGCGCCCGCAATCCTTCGCCGACCTGATCGGCCAGGAACACGTCAGCCAGACCCTCGCCAACGCCATCCGCTCCGGCCGGGTGCACCACGCCTTTCTCTTCACCGGCGCCCGCGGGGTGGGCAAGACCTCGGCGGCCCGCATCTTCGCCAAGGCCCTCAACTGTGAAACCGGCGTCACCGCCGAGCCGTGCAACCAGTGCTCTTCCTGCCTCGAGATCGCCGAGGGGAACGGCACCGACGTTCTCGAGATCGACGGCGCCTCCAATACCGGCGTCGACGACATCCGCGACCTGCGGGACAATATCCGCTATCTGCCCTCGAAGTCGCGGTTCAAGATCTTCATCATCGATGAAGTGCACATGCTCTCCATCAATGCCTTCAACGCCCTGCTCAAGACGCTGGAGGAACCGCCGGAGCATGCCAAGTTCATTCTCGCCACCACCGAGCCGCACAAGATTCCGATCACCATCCTGTCGCGTTGCCAGCGGTTCGATTTTCGCAAGATTCCCCTGAAGCGGGTCGTCGATCGGCTGCGGCAGATCGTCGACGCCGAAGGGATCGACATCAGCGACGGCGCCCTGGCCATGATCGCCCGGCGGGGTGAGGGGAGCATGCGCGACGCGCTGTCGGCCCTCGACCAGGTCATTGCCTTTTGCGGCGACCGGGTACCCGACGAAGACGTGCGCGGCCTGCTCGGATTCATCGACCGCCGGCTGCTGTTCGAAACCCTTGAGGGGCTGATCCAGCGTGACTGCCCGCGGCTGCTCGACCTGGTGCGCCGGGTCGACCATCTCGGCTACTCCTTCCGCCAGTACTGCCGCGATCTGGCCGAGGCCTGCCGGTCGCTGGTGTTCTGCCGCATTCTCGATGACCCCGAAGAGGCTCTCGACGTCACGCCGGAAGAACTGGACGAGCTGAAGGCGCTGGCCGGGCAGACCAGCCTCGAGGATCTGCAGCGGCTGCAGGGCGCGCTGCTCAGGCTGGAGCCGGAGGTGGCCGCCGCCTCGATGCAGTACCTGGCGGTGGAAAGTTCCCTGCTGCGCCTGGCGCTGCTGCCGCCGGCCGAGGATGTCGGCACCCTGCTGCGCAAGCTGACCGACCTGGAAAAACGGCTGGCGGGGATGGTGGCGTCCGGCCCGGCCGGCGGCGTGCCCCGCCCGGCTTCACCGCCCCCTTCACGCGACCGACAGGAGCCGGCTGCAAAAAAGGCTGAGGCCCCGGTCGCCCCGATGCCCGCGTCGGGCGGGTGGCCGGGGCTGATCGAACAGGTCCGAGGCACTCGTCCCCTGCTGGCCGCCATCCTGGAAAAGGCGAGTCCCCTCAGGCTGGAACCGCCGGAGATCGAGATCGGCCTGCCGAAAGGCTCCTTCGAACTGGTTCAGCTCGGCGACCGCGACATGCAGCAGGACGTGGCCCGGCTGGCCTCCGACTATTTCGGCTGCCCGGTGAATCTCAGGGTCCGGGGTATCGAGCCCGACCGGGAGCCGGCGCCGCCCTCGCTGGCCGAGGAGAGGCGGCGGCAGGAGTCGGATCGCAGGCGGCGGCTGCGGGAGGACGCCCTCGGGCATCCCCTCATCCGCTCGGCGCGGGAGATATTCGGGGCCGAGGTGCTTGACGTGCGCCCCATCGACAAGGAGTTCGTCTGA
- a CDS encoding YbaB/EbfC family nucleoid-associated protein — translation MAKGLGNIMKQAQLMQKKMMRLQEELAEREVEASAGGGMVTAVVNGRQQLLSLTIDPGVVDAEDVEMLQDLVLAAVNEALKKSQEMMQEEMGKLTGGLNIPGMF, via the coding sequence ATGGCAAAAGGACTGGGCAACATCATGAAGCAGGCGCAGCTGATGCAGAAGAAGATGATGCGCCTGCAGGAGGAGCTGGCCGAACGCGAGGTCGAGGCCTCGGCGGGCGGCGGCATGGTGACGGCGGTGGTCAACGGCCGCCAGCAGCTGCTGTCGCTGACGATCGACCCCGGCGTCGTCGACGCCGAGGATGTCGAGATGCTGCAGGATCTGGTGCTGGCGGCGGTCAACGAGGCGCTGAAGAAGAGCCAGGAGATGATGCAGGAAGAGATGGGCAAGCTGACCGGCGGGCTCAACATCCCCGGAATGTTCTGA
- the recR gene encoding recombination mediator RecR → MLDSIPSFARLVAELAKFPGVGKKTATRLAFSLLSRPQADAEALAEAVLDLHRNIGFCSVCFHMTEVDPCPICRDPARDERLLCVVEEPQDLLAIERSRSFRGRYHVLQGVLSPLDGIGPDDIRISELIRRLRKSAVEEVLIATNFTVEGDATALYLAEQIRPLNLRVTRLAHGIPTGSDLEFIDDATVHRAVEGRREL, encoded by the coding sequence ATGCTAGACTCCATCCCGTCTTTCGCCCGGCTGGTCGCCGAACTGGCCAAGTTTCCCGGTGTCGGCAAGAAGACGGCAACCCGGTTGGCTTTCTCGCTTCTGTCACGTCCGCAAGCGGATGCGGAGGCCCTGGCGGAGGCCGTTCTCGACCTGCACAGAAATATCGGGTTTTGCTCGGTCTGCTTCCACATGACCGAGGTCGATCCCTGTCCCATCTGCCGGGATCCGGCGCGGGACGAGCGGCTTCTGTGCGTGGTCGAAGAGCCGCAGGATCTGCTGGCCATCGAGCGCAGCCGGTCGTTCCGCGGTCGCTATCACGTGCTGCAGGGAGTGCTGTCGCCCCTTGACGGTATTGGCCCGGATGATATTCGTATCAGCGAGCTGATACGCCGCCTGCGGAAGAGCGCGGTGGAGGAGGTGCTGATCGCCACCAATTTCACCGTCGAGGGGGACGCCACGGCGCTCTACCTGGCGGAGCAGATCCGACCGTTGAACCTGCGGGTGACCCGGCTGGCGCACGGGATACCCACCGGCAGCGATCTCGAATTCATCGACGACGCCACCGTTCATCGGGCGGTGGAGGGGCGGCGCGAGCTCTGA
- the nifJ gene encoding pyruvate:ferredoxin (flavodoxin) oxidoreductase, with amino-acid sequence MSRRMVCIDGNTAAAHVAHATNEVIAIYPITPSSVMGEISDAKSARGEKNIWGTVPRVVEMQSEGGAAGAVHGSLQAGALTTTFTASQGLLLMIPNMFKIAGELTPTVFHVSARAIAAQALSIFGDHSDVMACRSTGWTFLCSNNPQEVMDFALIAQAATLESRVPVLHFFDGFRTSHEVQKVEELTHDDMRAMIDDELVAAHRARALSPDHPVLRGTAQNPDVYFHGRESVNPYYQKVPGIMQAQMDKFAKLTGRQYNLVDYVGAADAERVVVMMGSGCEAMEELVLYLNSQGEKVGLVKVRMFLPFPVEQFCKALPSTVKKIAVLDRTKEPGSIGEPLYQAVRTAIGEGMVDGMTSFAGYPTIVGGRYGLGSFEFNAGMCKAVLDNLLLDKPKNHFIVGFEDDLLGLSLPFDENFKVPFKGYAAMFYGLGSDGTVGANKNSIKIIGDCTDYKVQAYFVYDSKKAGSMTTSHLRFGDEVIKGTYLISDNEADFVACHNFSFLEKYDMLKNAKEGATFLLNAPYGKDEVWSKLPKKVQQQIIDKKLRFFVIDGVHLGEKIGLGPRINVIMQTAFFKISGIIPLEQAVREIKDAIVKSYGKAGEKVVNMNKQAVDIALENVFEVEVPASADSTIEMQVGKWEGTPEMVRKTLGPIIDGLGHKLPLSAMPADGTFPTGTAAFEKRNIAVNVPVWKEDLCIQCGICSFVCPHATIRMKIYDQSELKGAPEAFKAVPAKGKDMDGKMFTLQVAVEDCTGCGACVYNCPAKSKTEEGVKAINMEPQFPLREKERVNWEFFLGLPDTDPALINRASLKGSQLLPPMFEFSGACAGCGETPFVKLCSQLFGDRMVVANATGCSSIYGGNLPTTPWTKRKDGLGPAWSNSLFEDNAEFGFGMRLAIDKTTAYARELLEKNIECGCKACEGTADLKREILASAQDSQEEIEAQRGRVAGLSKILGACTHETARPLLVNIDYLVAKSVWIHGGDGWAYDIGYGGLDHVLASGANVNVLVLDTEVYSNTGGQASKSTPLGAVAQFAAGGKQMPKKDLSMIAMTYGNIYVARVSLANPAQCVKAFLEADAYPGPSLIIAYSHCIAHGINMTTAVDNCKEAVNSGYWPLFRYDPRLVEQGKNPLQLDSKDPSISFEEFANHQNRFRVLKKANPEQADALLERSARDAANRYDLYKKLAALQADCGKGE; translated from the coding sequence ATGTCACGCAGGATGGTCTGTATTGACGGCAACACGGCGGCGGCACACGTTGCGCATGCCACCAACGAAGTGATTGCCATCTATCCCATCACCCCTTCGTCGGTGATGGGCGAAATCTCCGACGCCAAGAGCGCCAGGGGCGAGAAGAACATCTGGGGCACGGTACCCAGGGTGGTCGAAATGCAGTCCGAGGGCGGTGCCGCCGGTGCCGTGCACGGCTCGCTGCAGGCCGGGGCCCTGACCACTACCTTTACCGCCTCGCAGGGGCTGCTGCTGATGATCCCCAATATGTTCAAGATCGCCGGCGAGCTGACGCCGACCGTCTTTCACGTGTCGGCCCGCGCCATCGCCGCCCAGGCGCTGTCGATCTTCGGCGACCACAGCGACGTCATGGCCTGCCGTTCCACCGGCTGGACCTTCCTCTGCTCGAACAATCCGCAGGAGGTCATGGACTTCGCCCTCATCGCCCAGGCCGCCACGCTCGAGTCGCGGGTGCCGGTGCTGCACTTCTTCGACGGTTTCCGCACCTCGCACGAGGTGCAGAAGGTCGAGGAACTGACCCACGATGACATGCGGGCCATGATCGATGACGAGCTGGTCGCCGCCCATCGTGCCCGGGCGCTCTCTCCCGACCATCCGGTGCTGCGCGGAACCGCCCAGAATCCCGATGTCTACTTCCACGGCCGCGAGTCGGTCAACCCCTATTACCAGAAGGTGCCCGGAATCATGCAGGCGCAGATGGACAAGTTCGCCAAGCTGACCGGCCGCCAGTACAACCTGGTCGACTACGTCGGCGCCGCCGACGCCGAGCGGGTGGTGGTGATGATGGGCTCCGGCTGCGAGGCGATGGAGGAGCTGGTCCTCTACCTCAACTCCCAGGGCGAGAAGGTCGGTCTGGTCAAGGTGCGCATGTTCCTGCCCTTCCCGGTCGAGCAGTTCTGCAAGGCGCTGCCGTCGACGGTGAAGAAGATCGCCGTTCTCGACCGCACCAAGGAGCCCGGCTCCATTGGCGAGCCCCTCTACCAGGCCGTCCGTACCGCCATCGGCGAGGGCATGGTCGACGGCATGACCTCCTTTGCCGGCTATCCGACCATCGTCGGCGGCCGCTACGGTCTCGGCTCCTTCGAGTTCAACGCCGGCATGTGCAAGGCGGTGCTCGACAACCTGCTGCTCGACAAGCCGAAGAATCACTTCATCGTCGGCTTTGAGGACGACCTGCTCGGTCTGAGCCTGCCCTTCGACGAGAACTTCAAGGTGCCGTTCAAGGGCTACGCCGCCATGTTCTACGGTCTCGGTTCCGACGGCACCGTCGGCGCCAACAAGAACTCGATCAAGATTATCGGCGACTGCACCGACTACAAGGTTCAGGCCTACTTCGTCTACGATTCCAAGAAGGCCGGCAGCATGACCACCAGTCACCTGCGCTTCGGTGACGAGGTGATCAAGGGGACCTACCTGATCTCCGACAACGAGGCCGACTTCGTCGCCTGTCACAACTTCTCCTTCCTCGAGAAGTACGACATGCTGAAAAACGCCAAGGAGGGCGCCACCTTCCTGCTCAACGCCCCCTACGGCAAGGACGAGGTCTGGAGCAAGCTGCCGAAGAAGGTGCAGCAGCAGATCATCGACAAGAAGCTCAGATTCTTCGTCATCGACGGCGTGCACCTGGGCGAGAAGATCGGTCTCGGTCCGCGCATCAACGTCATCATGCAGACCGCCTTCTTCAAGATCTCCGGCATCATCCCGCTCGAGCAGGCGGTGCGCGAGATCAAGGACGCCATCGTCAAGTCCTACGGCAAGGCCGGCGAGAAGGTGGTCAACATGAACAAGCAGGCGGTCGACATCGCTCTCGAGAACGTCTTCGAGGTCGAGGTGCCCGCCAGTGCCGACAGCACCATCGAAATGCAGGTCGGCAAGTGGGAGGGCACCCCGGAGATGGTGCGCAAGACCCTCGGTCCGATCATCGACGGTCTCGGCCACAAGCTCCCCCTGTCGGCCATGCCGGCCGACGGCACCTTCCCCACCGGCACCGCGGCCTTCGAGAAGCGCAACATCGCCGTCAACGTGCCGGTCTGGAAGGAAGATCTCTGCATCCAGTGCGGCATCTGCTCCTTCGTCTGTCCGCATGCCACCATCCGGATGAAGATCTATGACCAGTCCGAGCTGAAGGGCGCGCCCGAGGCCTTCAAGGCGGTGCCGGCCAAGGGTAAGGACATGGACGGCAAGATGTTCACCCTGCAGGTGGCGGTCGAGGACTGCACCGGCTGCGGCGCCTGCGTCTACAACTGCCCGGCCAAGAGCAAGACCGAAGAGGGCGTCAAGGCGATCAACATGGAGCCGCAGTTCCCGCTGCGCGAGAAGGAGCGGGTCAACTGGGAGTTCTTCCTCGGTCTGCCCGACACCGACCCGGCGCTGATCAACCGCGCCTCCCTCAAGGGAAGCCAGCTGCTGCCGCCGATGTTCGAATTCTCCGGCGCCTGCGCCGGCTGCGGCGAGACCCCCTTCGTCAAGCTCTGTTCGCAGCTGTTCGGCGACCGGATGGTGGTGGCCAACGCTACTGGCTGCTCCTCCATCTACGGCGGCAACCTGCCGACCACGCCCTGGACCAAGCGCAAGGACGGCCTGGGTCCGGCCTGGAGCAACTCGCTGTTCGAGGACAACGCCGAGTTCGGTTTCGGCATGCGGCTGGCCATCGACAAGACCACGGCCTATGCCCGCGAGCTGCTCGAGAAGAACATCGAGTGCGGCTGCAAGGCCTGCGAAGGCACGGCCGATCTGAAGCGTGAAATCCTCGCCAGCGCCCAGGACAGCCAGGAAGAGATCGAGGCCCAGCGGGGCCGGGTGGCCGGGCTGAGCAAGATTCTCGGCGCCTGCACCCACGAAACCGCCAGGCCGCTGCTGGTCAACATCGACTACCTGGTGGCCAAGTCGGTCTGGATCCACGGTGGCGACGGCTGGGCCTACGACATCGGCTACGGCGGCCTGGACCATGTTCTCGCCTCCGGCGCCAACGTCAACGTCCTGGTGCTCGACACCGAGGTCTACTCCAACACCGGCGGCCAGGCTTCCAAGTCGACGCCGCTGGGCGCTGTCGCCCAGTTCGCCGCCGGCGGCAAGCAGATGCCGAAGAAAGACCTGTCGATGATCGCCATGACCTACGGCAACATCTATGTCGCCCGGGTCTCCCTGGCCAACCCGGCGCAGTGCGTCAAGGCCTTCCTCGAGGCCGACGCCTATCCCGGACCGTCGCTGATTATCGCCTACAGCCACTGCATCGCCCACGGCATCAACATGACCACCGCCGTCGACAACTGCAAGGAGGCCGTCAACTCCGGCTACTGGCCGCTCTTCCGCTACGATCCGCGCCTGGTCGAGCAGGGCAAGAACCCGCTGCAGCTCGACAGCAAGGATCCCTCGATCAGCTTCGAGGAGTTCGCCAACCACCAGAACCGTTTCCGGGTGCTGAAGAAGGCCAACCCCGAGCAGGCCGACGCCCTGCTGGAGCGAAGCGCCAGGGACGCCGCCAACCGCTACGATCTCTATAAGAAGCTGGCGGCGCTGCAGGCTGACTGCGGCAAGGGCGAGTAA
- a CDS encoding roadblock/LC7 domain-containing protein, with protein sequence MFGTHTSPFVMYEEELQQINTVLDKLLRESNSKVIFLVDKNGQLISSTGETEHLDTTSLASLTAGNIAATGGLAKLIGEKEFSILFHEGEKDNIHISIVAQRVILVVIFDQRSSLGLVRLRVKKASDELARIFEALSRKTEQLERAGQTQSPFAEITDDDIDNLFK encoded by the coding sequence ATGTTCGGGACCCATACCTCTCCCTTTGTCATGTACGAGGAGGAACTTCAGCAGATCAACACCGTGCTGGACAAGCTGCTGAGGGAATCAAACTCCAAGGTCATCTTTCTGGTTGACAAGAACGGTCAGCTCATATCGTCCACGGGGGAGACCGAGCACCTTGACACCACCAGCCTCGCTTCGCTGACCGCCGGCAACATCGCCGCCACCGGCGGCCTGGCCAAGCTGATCGGCGAGAAGGAATTTTCCATCCTCTTCCACGAAGGGGAGAAGGACAATATCCACATCTCCATCGTCGCCCAGCGGGTGATCCTGGTCGTCATCTTCGACCAGCGCTCGTCCCTGGGCCTGGTCCGCCTGCGGGTGAAGAAGGCCAGCGACGAACTGGCCCGGATTTTCGAGGCGCTGAGCCGCAAGACCGAGCAGCTGGAAAGGGCGGGCCAGACCCAGAGTCCCTTCGCCGAAATCACCGACGACGACATCGACAACCTGTTCAAGTGA
- a CDS encoding GTP-binding protein encodes MSFINYASREINCKIVYYGPGLCGKTTNLQYIYQKTDPAAKGKMISLATETERTLFFDFLPLALGEIRGFKTRFHLYTVPGQVFYDASRKLILKGVDGVVFVADSQEERLDANIESLINLEENLEEQGYKLENLPFVVQYNKRDLPNVTPVEELRRLLNPRGVPDFEACATTGEGVFETVKAVAKLILLELKRGG; translated from the coding sequence ATGTCCTTCATCAACTACGCATCGCGGGAGATCAACTGCAAGATCGTCTACTACGGGCCCGGACTGTGCGGCAAGACCACCAACCTGCAGTACATCTACCAGAAGACCGACCCAGCGGCCAAAGGCAAGATGATCTCGCTGGCGACCGAAACCGAGCGAACCCTCTTCTTCGACTTTCTGCCCCTGGCCCTGGGGGAGATCCGCGGCTTCAAGACCCGTTTTCACCTCTACACCGTGCCCGGACAGGTCTTTTACGATGCCTCGCGCAAGCTGATCCTCAAGGGGGTCGACGGCGTCGTGTTCGTCGCCGATTCGCAGGAAGAGCGCCTCGACGCCAACATCGAAAGCCTGATCAACCTCGAGGAAAACCTCGAAGAGCAGGGCTACAAGCTCGAGAACCTGCCCTTCGTCGTCCAGTACAACAAGCGCGACCTGCCCAACGTCACCCCGGTGGAAGAACTGCGCCGGCTGCTCAACCCCAGGGGCGTGCCCGACTTCGAGGCCTGCGCCACCACCGGCGAGGGGGTGTTCGAAACCGTCAAGGCGGTCGCCAAGCTGATTCTGCTCGAGCTGAAAAGGGGAGGATAA
- a CDS encoding helix-turn-helix domain-containing protein produces MKRPELKEMTRLKETLYRDLATGAIDIREATRRMRRILGMSQKEYARKVARISPRILAEFETGTGNPTLATLEKIAAPFGLKVTFLPPPSWRNPEEHS; encoded by the coding sequence ATGAAACGACCCGAACTGAAGGAAATGACCAGGCTGAAAGAGACCCTCTACAGGGATCTGGCAACCGGCGCCATCGACATCCGGGAAGCCACCCGGAGAATGCGCCGAATCCTGGGCATGAGCCAGAAGGAATACGCCCGGAAAGTGGCCCGCATTTCCCCGCGCATTCTGGCTGAATTCGAAACCGGAACGGGCAACCCCACCCTGGCGACCCTGGAAAAGATTGCCGCCCCCTTCGGACTGAAAGTGACATTTCTGCCGCCGCCCTCCTGGCGGAACCCTGAAGAACACAGCTGA